The proteins below are encoded in one region of Silene latifolia isolate original U9 population chromosome 2, ASM4854445v1, whole genome shotgun sequence:
- the LOC141643677 gene encoding uncharacterized protein LOC141643677, which produces MVNFLRNILGRKPHFLYNRGASMAALFPLNMPPSTHFVISPLKCDLMILVAGFLYLSKHPFCSSSSNNVNHDCFHELFNRDLMKRLVLDDRLNDDVRIDGLFRSVSAPNLVCNVLVVLKADPEIMLRFFKWAKARVGFRHSCEAYCVVIHVLFYNRMYRDANNVCKEMILSANGWPGVVLFDVLWSMRGVCVTGFGVFDAFFSVLIELGMIEEASECFEKMRRFRVFPKVRSCNNLLSRLCKSRRVELSKKVFRDMLACGISPTVFTYNILIDDRCKAGDMVGAVSLFEHMKKGGLAPDIVTYNTLIDGHGKLGLINKAIDLYEEMKKAGCDPDVISYNALINCLCKYNKLRQAFGFLHQMTCDGLKPNVVTYSTLIDSFCKEGLMQQALKLFIDMKRRGLGPNEYTYTSLIDAYCKRGNLNEGSKMVKEMLDVGLNLNVVTYTALLDALCDKGKMGEAEDLLKTMGKAGVIPNLKTYTVLIHGFIKAGNMEKAKVIMTKINNEKELNPDEVLYSTLIWGLCNEGKIDEANSLVSEMKQISQEANSVLYTILIDAYFKKGDAKSAINQYQGMQELDITPTLVTFIVLIDGLCKSGLIEDATSHFSRMQAIGLSPNISIYTSLIDAYCKNNRLGMARNLFDEMLIKGFVPDVPLFTALIDGNLKRGNIEGALEYTSKMKAAGLQLDLYAYTSLMEVYFKVGDVKNALDLFQEMRDVGIVPTLGSYIVLIDGLCKSGLVQEALNHFRYMLTTGLSPDVVIYTTLIDGFCKSNCLETASELFYEMQSKGVVPDVAAFTALISGNMKSGNIEEAFKLKTKMMDMGLELDLQAYTCIIQGLPAVRHEDAKMLFDEMIKRGVRPDKVVYGLLVRNYHDLGMADEVAKLQEVMINNGFLTEFGDSAACSNQSQN; this is translated from the coding sequence ATGGTAAATTTTCTGCGAAATATTTTGGGCAGAAAACCCCATTTTTTGTACAACAGAGGTGCGTCAATGGCTGCCCTTTTCCCTCTTAATATGCCTCCTTCTACCCATTTTGTTATTTCGCCATTAAAGTGTGATTTGATGATCTTGGTTGCTGGGTTTTTGTATTTGTCTAAGCATCCTttttgtagtagtagtagtaataatgtgAACCATGATTGTTTTCATGAGTTGTTTAATCGagatttgatgaaaagattagtTCTTGATGATAGGTTGAATGATGATGTTAGGATTGATGGTTTGTTTAGGTCTGTTTCAGCTCCAAATTTGGTTTGTAACGTTTTGGTTGTGTTAAAGGCAGACCCGGAAATTATGTTGAGATTCTTTAAATGGGCTAAGGCTAGGGTCGGGTTTCGACATTCGTGTGAGGCATATTGTGTAGTGATTCATGTGTTGTTTTATAATAGAATGTATCGTGATGCGAATAATGTATGCAAAGAAATGATTTTGTCGGCCAATGGGTGGCCGGGTGTGGTCTTGTTTGATGTCTTGTGGTCGATGAGGGGTGTTTGTGTTACGGGTTTTGGAGTGTTTGATGCTTTTTTCAGTGTTTTGATTGAGTTGGGGATGATTGAGGAAGCGAGTGAGTGTTTTGAGAAAATGAGAAGGTTTAGGGTTTTTCCTAAGGTGCGTTCGTGCAATAACCTTTTGAGTAGGCTTTGTAAATCACGCAGAGTTGAGCTTTCGAAGAAGGTCTTTAGGGATATGCTCGCGTGTGGGATTTCTCCGACTGTGTTTACATATAATATATTGATAGATGATAGGTGCAAAGCAGGAGATATGGTTGGAGCAGTGTCACTGTTCGAACATATGAAAAAAGGGGGACTAGCTCCTGATATTGTTACGTATAATACACTAATTGATGGGCATGGGAAGCTTGGTTTGATAAATAAAGcaattgatttgtatgaagaaatgaagaaagcgGGATGTGACCCTGATGTCATTTCATACAATGCGTTGATTAATTGTTTATGTAAATATAATAAGTTGCGTCAAGCTTTTGGATTCCTTCATCAGATGACATGTGATGGCTTGAAGCCTAACGTTGTAACGTATAGCACATTGATTGATTCCTTCTGCAAAGAAGGGTTGATGCAACAAGCTTTGAAATTATTTATTGACATGAAGCGTCGTGGCCTTGGTCCAAATGAATATACATATACATCTCTGATTGATGCATATTGTAAAAGGGGGAATCTTAATGAAGGTTCTAAAATGGTGAAAGAGATGTTAGATGTTGGGCTCAACCTTAATGTTGTTACGTATACAGCTTTACTGGATGCCCTTTGTGACAAAGGGAAAATGGGAGAAGCAGAAGATTTACTAAAGACTATGGGAAAAGCTGGTGTAATTCCAAATTTGAAAACTTACACCGTCTTAATCCATGGCTTCATTAAAGCAGGTAATATGGAAAAAGCAAAAGTGATAATGACGAAAATAAATAACGAGAAAGAGCTAAACCCAGATGAAGTGCTATATAGTACTCTCATCTGGGGACTTTGCAATGAAGGGAAAATTGACGAAGCTAATTCTCTAGTCAGTGAGATGAAGCAAATCAGCCAAGAGGCGAATTCTGTTTTATACACCATTCTTATTGATGCATATTTCAAGAAAGGAGATGCCAAATCAGCTATCAACCAATATCAGGGGATGCAGGAATTGGACATCACGCCCACACTTGTAACATTCATAGTGCTTATTGACGGTCTCTGCAAATCAGGATTGATTGAAGATGCAACCAGCCATTTTTCTAGGATGCAAGCTATTGGATTATCTCCTAATATATCGATCTATACATCTCTAATTGACGCTTATTGTAAAAATAACCGCTTAGGAATGGCAAGAAATctttttgatgaaatgctaatAAAGGGATTCGTTCCAGATGTACCTCTATTCACAGCTTTAATTGATGGCAACCTGAAGCGTGGAAATATTGAGGGAGCTTTGGAATATACAAGCAAAATGAAAGCGGCAGGCCTGCAGCTTGATTTATATGCCTATACTTCTTTGATGGAGGTCTATTTCAAAGTAGGAGATGTGAAAAATGCTCTAGATTTATTCCAAGAAATGCGGGACGTAGGTATTGTTCCGACTCTTGGTAgttatattgtgttgattgatggtTTGTGTAAATCTGGTTTAGTTCAGGAGGCCCTGAATCATTTCCGGTATATGCTAACAACCGGTTTGTCTCCTGACGTTGTCATCTATACCACTCTAATTGATGGTTTTTGTAAAAGCAACTGCTTGGAGACAGCTTCTGAGCTTTTTTATGAAATGCAATCTAAGGGTGTGGTTCCAGATGTAGCTGCTTTTACTGCTTTAATATCTGGCAATATGAAAAGCGGCAACATTGAGGAAGCATTTAAGTTAAAGACAAAGATGATGGATATGGGTTTGGAGCTTGATCTTCAAGCTTATACCTGCATAATTCAGGGGCTGCCAGCCGTTCGACATGAAGATGCAAAAATGTTATTTGATGAAATGATCAAAAGGGGTGTTCGCCCTGACAAAGTTGTTTATGGTTTACTAGTGAGAAATTATCATGACCTTGGAATGGCGGATGAGGTTGCAAAATTGCAAGAAGTAATGATCAATAATGGGTTTTTGACTGAATTTGGTGATTCTGCTGCTTGTAGCAACCAATCACAGAATTGA